The following proteins are co-located in the Mobula hypostoma chromosome 4, sMobHyp1.1, whole genome shotgun sequence genome:
- the LOC134345905 gene encoding gastrula zinc finger protein XlCGF57.1-like, whose amino-acid sequence MPFTCSDCGKEFTQSSQLKVHQRVHTGERPFTCSDCGKGFTRSSHLLRHQLVHTGEKPFICSDCGKAFIRSSQLQEHQKIHTGEKLFSCSECGKGFTRSSDLKVHQRVHTGESPFTCSECGKGFTHSSKLQRHWLVHTGERPFTCSECGKGFTQSSKLQTHWLVHTGEKPFTCSVCEKGFTRSSQLKEHQRIHTGEKPFTCSDCGKEFSRSTQLNLHQRVHTGEKPFSCSECGKRFTRSSDLKIHQRVHTGERPFTCSDCGKQFIRSSELNTHQCFHTGEKPFICSDCGKRFSLSFRLLRHQLLHTGEKPFICSDCGKEFTRSSGLKVHRRVHTGERPFICSDCGKEFAGSSDLKIHLRVHIGERPFTCSVCGKEFTHSSTLQRHQLVHTGERPFTCSECGKGFTQSSNLLSHQRIHTGERPFTCSDCGKAFAHSSTLQRHRLVHTGERPFTCSECGKGFTRSSKLQRHQFVHTGEKPFTFLDCGKGFTLSSDLKLHQRVHTGDRPSERCFFSEYHQEFHLWKPIVLCLFCLLLLQTMPTDLSGKIIP is encoded by the exons atgccgttcacctgctcagactgtgggaaggagttcactcagtcatctcaattgaaggtacatcagcgagttcacactggggagaggccgttcacctgctcagactgtgggaagggattcactcggtcatctcatctactgagacaccagttggttcacactggggagaaaccattcatctgttcagactgtgggaaggcattcaTTCGGTCATCTCAACTACAGGAACATCAgaaaattcacactggggagaaactgttcagctgctctgaatgtgggaagggattcactcggtcatctgacttgaaggtacatcagcgagttcacactggggagagtccgttcacctgctctgaatgtgggaaaggtTTCACACACTCATCCAAACTACAGAGGCACTGGctggttcacactggggagaggccattcacctgctctgaatgtgggaagggattcactcagtcatccaaactACAGACACACTGGctggttcacactggggagaaaccattcacctgctcagtatgtgagaaaggattcactcggtcatctcaactgaaggaacatcagcgaattcacaccggggagaaaccGTTCACTTGTTCGGACTGTGGTAAGGAATTCAGTCGTTCAACTCAGCTGAAcctacatcagcgagttcacactggggagaaaccgttcaGCTGCTCCGAatgtgggaagcgattcactcggtcatctgacttgaaaatacatcagcgagttcacactggggagaggccattcacctgctcggactgtgggaagcaaTTTATTCGGTCATCTGAACTGAACACACATCAGTGCTTTCACACTGGCGAGAAaccgttcatctgctcagactgtgggaaaagattcagtctgtcatttcgtctactgagacaccagttacttcacactggggagaaaccgttcatctgctcagactgtgggaaggaattcactcgatcatctggcTTGAAAGTGCAccggcgagttcacactggagagaggccattcatctgctcagactgtgggaaggagtTTGCTGGGTCATCAGACTTGAAAATACATCTGCGAGTTCACattggggagaggccgttcacctgctctgtatGTGGAAAGGAATTCACTCactcatccaccctacagagacaccagctggttcacactggggagagaccgttcacctgctctgaatgtgggaagggattcactcagtcatccaacctttTGTCACACCAGCGAatccacactggggagaggccgttcacctgctcagattgtgggaaggcaTTCGCGCactcatccaccctacagagacaccggctggttcacactggggagaggccgttcacctgttctgaatgtgggaagggattcactcggtcatccaagCTACAGAGACACCAATtcgttcacactggggagaaaccattcaccttCTTAGattgtggaaagggattcactttgtcatctGACCTGAAactacatcagcgagttcatacTGGGGACAGACCATCAGAAC GTTGCTTTTTCAGTGAATACCACCAAGAGTTTCACTTGTGGAAACCAAttgtcctttgtctattctgcttgttacttcttcaaacaatgccaacagatttgtcaggcaagatcatCCCTTGA